From one Oceanimonas doudoroffii genomic stretch:
- a CDS encoding EAL and HDOD domain-containing protein, with product MENYSFVAKQAILDVHGKPLGYELLFRQGLDNRFPNIGAEQATRRLMAEQFLSQKIEDLVGPAMCFVNFPDTLLHEGLAESFRHYNIVIEILEDATPTPQLLACVQDLKAMGMKVALDDHIPHEAWHDFFPYLDFIKLDLRELPLEECKRLINTCRPHTSLQFIAEKVETREEFEAARKLGFQYFQGYYFQQPQVVQRRLLTTDERTAFDLMAAVTESTVDYDRVTELFMRDLPLTYNLLRYINNQHLGYKASGIDKLRSALVYLGQKQLKQFTAMVMTAYISKGKSQELYRHAMIRARWCELMATNIKPELAEDAFLCGLFSLLDVLLDQTMEEVLPNLTVSEQVQQALLERKGTLGFLLGVVHDHERANWSLLQKRLNFIDMDQHTSARCYEEAVHWSLALDAEGD from the coding sequence ATGGAAAATTACAGTTTTGTCGCCAAACAGGCCATTCTCGACGTTCATGGCAAACCCCTCGGCTATGAGCTGCTGTTTCGCCAGGGGCTTGACAATCGTTTTCCCAACATCGGAGCCGAACAGGCCACCCGCCGGCTAATGGCCGAACAATTCCTCAGCCAGAAGATTGAAGATCTGGTGGGCCCGGCCATGTGTTTTGTAAACTTTCCCGATACCCTGCTGCACGAAGGGCTGGCCGAGAGTTTTCGGCATTACAATATCGTAATTGAGATCCTTGAAGACGCGACCCCCACGCCTCAGTTGCTGGCATGCGTGCAGGATCTCAAGGCCATGGGCATGAAAGTCGCCCTGGACGATCATATTCCACATGAAGCCTGGCATGACTTTTTTCCCTATCTGGACTTTATCAAGCTGGACTTGCGCGAACTGCCGCTGGAGGAATGCAAGCGCCTTATTAATACCTGCCGGCCCCATACGTCACTGCAGTTTATTGCCGAAAAAGTGGAAACCCGGGAAGAATTTGAGGCCGCACGCAAGCTCGGCTTTCAGTATTTTCAGGGCTATTACTTTCAGCAGCCCCAGGTGGTTCAGCGCCGCCTGCTGACCACGGATGAAAGAACCGCCTTTGATCTGATGGCCGCCGTAACGGAGTCTACCGTTGACTACGACAGGGTGACCGAGCTGTTTATGCGGGACTTGCCTCTCACCTACAACCTGCTGCGTTACATCAATAACCAGCACCTGGGATACAAGGCCTCCGGCATCGACAAGCTGCGCAGTGCCCTGGTCTACCTCGGGCAAAAGCAACTGAAACAATTCACCGCCATGGTGATGACCGCCTACATCAGTAAGGGCAAAAGCCAGGAGCTGTATCGTCATGCCATGATTCGGGCCAGGTGGTGCGAGCTGATGGCCACCAACATAAAGCCGGAGCTGGCCGAAGACGCATTTTTATGCGGCCTGTTTTCCCTGCTGGATGTGCTGCTGGATCAGACCATGGAAGAGGTGCTGCCCAACCTGACGGTAAGCGAGCAGGTGCAACAGGCCTTGCTGGAGCGCAAGGGAACCCTGGGGTTTCTGCTGGGGGTAGTGCACGATCATGAGCGGGCCAACTGGTCCCTGCTGCAGAAGCGGCTGAACTTTATCGACATGGATCAGCACACCAGTGCCCGGTGCTATGAAGAGGCCGTGCACTGGAGCCTGGCCCTGGATGCCGAGGGCGACTGA
- a CDS encoding outer membrane protein transport protein: MNQKTLTLTLLAGGLASMTGQAQAAAFQLAEQSTSGLGRAYAGEGAAADNAAVLGRNPAAMTLFERPALSAGAVYVNPEVDVEGKPTPPQAAGAASADLPTQSDDIADDAVVPFFYYVQPINARWAAGVGAFTNYGLSTTFQDNHYAGPVAGKTSLTTINFNPSLAYRMNKHLSLGAGFNAVYADAELIRHTGLVAVSNPGLGLEPKSEFVRLSGDDWGYGWNIGLLLEANEHNRWALTYRSEIELTLEGDYSSAKPAVVPGLPVGTSSQTIPGKLDLTLPAIAELSGFHRVHPEWALHYGLMWTEWSSFKELRALGQDGDTLFQKDEKFKNSWRISAGVTHELSPDWTLRGGLAYDQSPVPAATRSISIPDVDRTWYTLGATYRVNDALSLDGALAFLNGGKVEVNESPYQFSSGGDAWLLGLQMNYRF; encoded by the coding sequence ATGAACCAGAAAACGCTGACACTGACCTTACTCGCCGGCGGACTGGCGAGCATGACCGGCCAGGCCCAGGCCGCCGCCTTTCAGCTGGCGGAGCAAAGCACCAGTGGCCTGGGCCGGGCCTACGCCGGTGAAGGGGCCGCCGCCGACAACGCCGCCGTGCTCGGCCGCAACCCGGCGGCCATGACCCTGTTTGAGCGCCCGGCACTGTCGGCCGGGGCGGTCTACGTCAACCCGGAAGTGGATGTGGAAGGCAAACCAACGCCGCCACAGGCCGCCGGCGCCGCCAGCGCCGATCTGCCAACTCAGTCTGACGATATCGCCGATGATGCCGTGGTGCCTTTTTTCTATTATGTGCAGCCCATTAACGCACGGTGGGCGGCGGGCGTTGGCGCCTTTACCAATTACGGCCTGTCCACCACCTTTCAGGACAACCACTATGCCGGGCCGGTGGCGGGCAAAACCTCGCTGACCACCATAAACTTCAACCCCAGCCTCGCCTACCGAATGAACAAGCATCTATCACTCGGTGCCGGCTTTAATGCGGTCTACGCGGATGCCGAGTTGATTCGTCATACCGGTCTGGTGGCCGTGAGCAATCCCGGGTTGGGCTTGGAGCCCAAGTCCGAGTTTGTGCGACTGTCCGGTGATGACTGGGGCTATGGCTGGAATATCGGCCTGCTGCTGGAAGCGAACGAACATAACCGCTGGGCGCTAACTTACCGATCGGAAATTGAGCTAACCCTGGAAGGGGATTATTCCAGTGCCAAACCCGCCGTCGTCCCCGGCCTGCCTGTTGGCACCAGCAGCCAGACCATTCCCGGCAAACTCGATTTAACCCTGCCGGCCATTGCCGAGCTTTCCGGCTTTCACCGGGTTCATCCCGAGTGGGCCCTGCACTATGGTCTGATGTGGACCGAATGGAGCAGCTTTAAGGAACTACGCGCCCTGGGCCAGGATGGCGACACCCTGTTCCAGAAGGATGAGAAATTCAAAAACAGCTGGCGCATCAGCGCCGGGGTCACCCATGAGCTCTCCCCCGACTGGACGCTGCGCGGCGGCCTGGCCTACGATCAGTCACCGGTACCGGCGGCCACCCGTAGCATTTCCATTCCGGACGTGGATCGCACCTGGTATACCCTGGGCGCCACCTATAGGGTGAATGACGCGCTGAGCCTGGACGGTGCCCTGGCCTTTCTCAATGGCGGCAAGGTGGAAGTCAATGAAAGCCCCTATCAATTCAGCTCGGGTGGCGATGCCTGGCTGCTGGGGCTGCAAATGAATTACCGCTTTTAA
- the putP gene encoding sodium/proline symporter PutP, with translation MTIELPILITFVGYLVLTMLIGVVAYKATSSLSDYILGGRRLGPSVAALSVGASDMSGWLLLGLPGAVYLHGLNQAWIGIGLVVGAWLNWLFVAKRLRVYTEQANDSLTLPDFLENRLDDRSGLIRVISALTILVFFVFYTSSGLVGGAILFEQVFGLPYLTALLVGGSVIVAYTFMGGFLAVSWTDFFQGILMLIALIAMPWAVMNELGGMEQTMTTLTAMDAHKLELFHDFSLFGGLSLMAWGLGYFGQPHILARFMAIDSPRSVPLSRRIAMSWMVLSLIGALGVGLAGAVYFADAPLANPETVFLALSNAVFNPWVAGLLIAAIMSAIMSTIDSQLLVCSSALTEDFYKRWLRPHASDNELVWVGRFAVLAVAVAAMLIALDPQTTVLGLVSYAWAGFGAAFGPVIILSVFWPRLTRNGALAGIVLGALTVIGWKQLEGGLFDLYEIVPGFIICALACILVSRKDKEPSKSVTLAFRRMESEL, from the coding sequence ATGACCATTGAACTCCCCATTCTTATCACCTTTGTCGGCTACCTGGTGCTGACCATGTTGATCGGTGTGGTGGCCTACAAGGCCACCAGTTCACTCAGTGACTATATTCTCGGTGGCCGCCGCCTGGGACCGAGCGTGGCGGCACTCAGCGTGGGCGCCTCGGACATGAGCGGCTGGCTACTGCTGGGCCTGCCCGGTGCCGTTTACCTGCACGGCCTGAACCAGGCCTGGATAGGCATTGGCCTGGTGGTCGGCGCCTGGCTCAACTGGCTGTTTGTGGCCAAGCGGCTGCGGGTCTATACCGAGCAGGCCAACGACTCCCTCACCCTGCCCGACTTTCTGGAGAACAGGCTGGACGACCGCAGCGGCCTTATTCGCGTGATCTCGGCGCTGACCATACTGGTGTTTTTTGTGTTCTACACCTCTTCCGGCCTGGTGGGCGGCGCCATTCTGTTTGAACAGGTCTTTGGCCTGCCCTACCTCACCGCCCTGCTGGTGGGTGGCAGTGTGATCGTCGCCTACACCTTTATGGGTGGGTTTCTGGCGGTGTCCTGGACCGACTTTTTTCAGGGCATTTTGATGCTGATCGCCCTGATCGCCATGCCCTGGGCAGTGATGAACGAGCTGGGTGGCATGGAGCAGACCATGACCACCCTGACCGCCATGGATGCCCACAAGCTGGAACTGTTCCACGACTTCTCGCTGTTTGGCGGGCTCAGCCTGATGGCCTGGGGCCTGGGCTATTTTGGCCAGCCGCACATTCTGGCGCGCTTTATGGCCATTGACTCTCCCCGCTCGGTGCCGCTGTCACGGCGCATTGCCATGAGCTGGATGGTGCTGTCGCTGATCGGTGCCCTGGGCGTGGGCCTGGCGGGTGCGGTGTATTTTGCCGATGCGCCGCTGGCTAACCCGGAGACCGTGTTCCTGGCGTTGTCCAACGCCGTGTTCAACCCCTGGGTGGCCGGCCTGCTGATCGCCGCCATCATGTCGGCCATCATGAGTACCATCGACTCCCAGTTGCTGGTGTGCTCGTCCGCCCTGACCGAAGACTTCTACAAGCGCTGGCTTCGCCCTCATGCCAGCGACAATGAACTGGTGTGGGTGGGCCGCTTCGCGGTGCTGGCCGTGGCGGTGGCCGCCATGTTGATCGCCCTGGATCCGCAAACCACGGTGCTGGGCCTGGTGAGCTACGCCTGGGCCGGCTTTGGCGCCGCCTTTGGGCCGGTGATCATTCTGTCGGTATTCTGGCCGCGCCTGACCCGTAACGGCGCCCTGGCCGGCATTGTGCTGGGGGCACTCACCGTGATCGGCTGGAAGCAGCTGGAAGGCGGCCTGTTCGATCTCTACGAAATCGTGCCCGGATTTATCATCTGTGCCCTGGCCTGTATCCTGGTCAGCCGCAAGGACAAGGAGCCGTCCAAATCGGTTACCCTGGCCTTTCGCCGTATGGAGTCCGAGCTGTAA
- a CDS encoding DUF3379 domain-containing protein: MDDLEFRRRAYADPDDKSPEFLRASSAHAGNRQFLEDMKGFNHKLARALDEPVPPSLPDKLMLSHLLRQPESRPLPGWRHLAMAASVAFALGFATRFVTFSPQAAAGPPSVSQVALHHVMREMPFTHYIDEEVTLTTVNAKLRPYGTQLHDMAEVGKVYYANHCMFAGGPAAHLVIQGEHERVHVFLVPMERPLQIQSRFTEDNLHGEVMPMSYNRLVVVSDRGEDVHRMAQKVKASLEKAI; the protein is encoded by the coding sequence ATGGATGATCTGGAGTTCCGCCGCCGGGCCTACGCGGATCCCGATGACAAAAGCCCGGAGTTTTTACGTGCGTCTTCCGCCCATGCCGGCAACCGCCAGTTTCTGGAAGACATGAAAGGCTTTAACCACAAGCTTGCCCGCGCCCTGGACGAGCCTGTGCCGCCAAGCCTGCCCGACAAACTGATGCTATCGCACCTGCTACGCCAGCCGGAAAGCCGCCCGCTGCCGGGCTGGCGACATTTGGCCATGGCCGCTTCGGTGGCCTTTGCCCTGGGGTTTGCCACCCGCTTTGTGACCTTTTCGCCCCAGGCTGCGGCCGGCCCCCCCTCGGTGTCCCAGGTGGCCCTGCATCATGTTATGCGGGAAATGCCCTTTACTCACTATATTGACGAGGAAGTGACCCTCACCACGGTCAATGCCAAGCTGCGTCCTTATGGTACACAGCTGCACGATATGGCGGAGGTCGGTAAGGTCTATTACGCCAACCACTGCATGTTTGCCGGCGGTCCGGCCGCCCACCTGGTGATTCAGGGCGAGCATGAACGGGTGCATGTTTTTCTGGTGCCCATGGAGCGACCATTGCAAATACAAAGTCGCTTTACCGAAGACAACCTGCACGGCGAAGTCATGCCCATGAGTTACAACCGTCTGGTGGTGGTCAGCGACCGCGGCGAAGACGTGCACCGCATGGCGCAAAAGGTCAAGGCATCACTGGAAAAGGCCATCTGA
- a CDS encoding sigma-70 family RNA polymerase sigma factor yields the protein MMIKQKRYEALVYALHGDLFRYAFWLCHDRQVAEDLVQETFLRAWKALDSLKEEKAAKAWLITILRRENARRFERKQFDLVDIETTAVPDRKAPGLEQNMENEWLRRHIAELAPEYREPLLLQVIGGFSGEEIAGILDLNKNTVMTRLFRARNQLREAIEQDKTARGRCNG from the coding sequence ATGATGATAAAACAAAAGCGCTATGAGGCCTTGGTGTATGCCCTGCATGGCGATCTGTTTCGCTATGCCTTTTGGCTGTGCCATGACCGTCAGGTGGCGGAAGATCTGGTACAGGAAACCTTTCTGCGCGCCTGGAAGGCCCTCGACAGCTTGAAGGAAGAAAAAGCCGCCAAGGCCTGGCTGATCACCATATTGCGTCGGGAAAATGCCCGTCGGTTCGAACGCAAGCAGTTCGATTTGGTAGACATTGAAACCACGGCGGTGCCCGATCGCAAGGCACCGGGCCTGGAACAAAACATGGAAAACGAATGGCTGCGCCGGCACATTGCCGAGCTGGCCCCCGAATATCGCGAGCCGCTGTTGCTGCAGGTAATTGGCGGCTTTAGTGGAGAAGAAATTGCCGGAATACTGGATTTGAATAAAAACACCGTAATGACCCGCCTCTTTCGCGCCCGAAATCAGCTGCGAGAGGCCATTGAGCAAGACAAGACAGCAAGAGGTCGATGCAATGGATGA
- the fadI gene encoding acetyl-CoA C-acyltransferase FadI produces MPSTFPLTTRQGDRVAFVTGLRTPFARQATALNGIPALDLGCMVVAELLARTSVAAGDIEQLVFGQVIQMPSAPNIAREIVLATELPVSTDAYSVTRACATSFQAVSSLAESMLAGRVQVGIAGGADSASVLPIGVSRAFADALLALSKARSLTQKLAILRRLKVRDLAPVPPAIAEYSTGLTMGQTAEQMAKSHGISRREQDEFALRSHRLAAGAWEQGWLNNEVMTAFVPPFEAPLKQDNTLRPDSTLDDYARLRPAFDKRHGTVTAGNSTALTDGAAAVLMMTESRARALGLKPLGYLRSHAYAALGVKRDMLLGPSYAIPKALAQAGCTLADMDLVDMHEAFAAQALANLQCLESPTFAENELGLAAPVGTVDMSKFNVLGGSLAYGHPFAATGARIITQTLNELHRRGGGLALTTACAAGGLGVAMVLEAAQ; encoded by the coding sequence ATGCCGTCGACATTTCCCCTTACCACCCGGCAGGGCGATCGCGTCGCCTTCGTGACCGGCCTGCGAACCCCCTTTGCCCGCCAGGCCACCGCCCTGAACGGCATTCCGGCGCTGGATCTGGGGTGTATGGTGGTGGCCGAGCTGCTGGCCCGCACGTCGGTGGCGGCCGGTGACATTGAACAGCTGGTGTTCGGCCAGGTGATCCAGATGCCCAGTGCCCCCAATATTGCCCGGGAGATCGTGCTGGCCACCGAATTGCCGGTGAGCACCGATGCCTACAGCGTGACCCGGGCCTGCGCCACCAGTTTTCAGGCGGTGTCGAGCCTGGCCGAGTCGATGCTGGCGGGTCGGGTGCAAGTGGGCATTGCCGGCGGCGCCGATTCCGCCTCGGTGTTGCCCATCGGTGTGTCCCGCGCCTTTGCCGACGCCCTGCTGGCGCTCAGCAAGGCCAGAAGCCTGACACAAAAGCTGGCCATATTGCGCCGGTTGAAAGTCAGGGATCTGGCGCCGGTGCCGCCGGCCATTGCGGAATATTCTACCGGCCTGACCATGGGCCAGACCGCCGAACAAATGGCCAAGAGCCACGGCATTTCCCGCCGGGAGCAGGATGAATTTGCCCTGCGCTCCCACCGGTTGGCCGCCGGCGCCTGGGAGCAGGGCTGGCTCAACAATGAAGTGATGACCGCCTTTGTGCCGCCGTTTGAGGCTCCCCTGAAGCAGGACAATACCCTGCGGCCCGACTCCACCCTGGACGACTACGCCCGGCTCAGGCCCGCCTTTGACAAGCGCCATGGCACCGTAACCGCCGGCAACAGCACGGCACTGACCGATGGCGCCGCCGCCGTGCTGATGATGACCGAAAGCCGCGCCCGGGCCCTGGGGCTGAAACCCCTGGGCTATTTGCGCAGCCATGCCTATGCCGCCCTTGGCGTGAAGCGCGACATGCTGTTGGGGCCGAGCTACGCCATTCCCAAGGCCCTGGCACAGGCCGGCTGCACGCTTGCCGATATGGATCTGGTTGATATGCACGAAGCCTTTGCGGCCCAGGCCCTGGCCAACCTGCAGTGCCTGGAAAGCCCTACCTTTGCCGAAAACGAGCTGGGGCTGGCGGCGCCGGTGGGCACCGTGGACATGAGTAAATTCAACGTGCTTGGCGGCTCCCTGGCCTACGGCCATCCCTTTGCCGCCACCGGCGCGCGCATCATCACCCAAACCCTGAATGAGCTGCACCGCCGGGGCGGCGGTCTGGCACTCACCACCGCCTGCGCCGCCGGCGGCCTGGGCGTGGCCATGGTACTGGAGGCGGCCCAATGA
- the fadJ gene encoding fatty acid oxidation complex subunit alpha FadJ: MSESTTFTLHTDDHIGIITMDVPGERMNTLRASFADELRTLLADIRAQDDIKGLVFCSGKPDAFIAGADVHMLDDCASAEAAEALSRAGQALFNELEALDLPLIAAIHGPCLGGGLELALACHGRVCSDDDLTRLGLPEVQLGLIPGSGGTQRLPRRVGLVKALDMMLTGKQLRPKQALKAGLVDDMVPRSILLETAIALAKRGKPARPGTRDLKSLMLEGNPLGRKVVFDKALSTLRRKARGNYPAPERLLEVVRTGYERGMAEGLKAEAEAFGFLVMTPESASLRRLFFATTDMKKETSYQGAEPGPVARVGVLGGGLMGGGIAYVTATRAGLPVRIKDIDDRGINQAMAMAHRLLNDKVKKKHLRRPEMNRQLARLTGTLDYSGFNRADVVVEAVFEDLKIKRRMVREVQKHGPAHGVFASNTSSLPIHRIAEGAERPERVVGLHYFSPVDKMPLAEIIPHAGTSAGTVATALKLARAQGKTPIVVKDSAGFYVNRILAPYINEAIRLLLEGEPVEAIDRALVDYGFPVGPLTLLDEVGIDVAANIAPVLEEELGSRFRAPAAFGKLLEDKRLGKKNGRGFYAFDKKGKPADPGLYHLLELTPQARLPARDMAERCVLLMLNEAALALSEGVVASPRDGDIGAVFGIGFPPFTGGPFHYLHQQGIDTMVARMEEYVRKYGERFTPCAPLRQMAEQGESYY, from the coding sequence ATGAGCGAATCAACCACCTTTACCCTGCACACCGACGACCACATCGGCATTATTACCATGGACGTGCCCGGCGAGCGCATGAACACCCTGCGCGCGAGCTTTGCCGACGAATTGCGCACCCTGCTGGCCGACATTCGCGCTCAAGATGATATCAAGGGCCTGGTGTTTTGCTCCGGCAAGCCCGACGCCTTTATTGCCGGCGCCGACGTGCATATGCTGGATGACTGCGCGAGTGCCGAAGCAGCCGAGGCCCTGTCCCGGGCCGGGCAGGCGCTGTTCAATGAACTGGAAGCACTGGATCTGCCGCTGATCGCGGCCATTCACGGCCCCTGCTTGGGGGGAGGGCTGGAGCTGGCGCTGGCCTGCCACGGCCGAGTGTGTAGCGACGACGACCTCACTCGACTGGGGTTGCCTGAGGTGCAGCTGGGGCTGATTCCCGGTTCCGGTGGCACCCAGCGCCTGCCCCGGCGGGTGGGACTGGTGAAGGCCCTCGACATGATGCTCACCGGTAAACAGCTCAGACCAAAGCAGGCACTCAAGGCGGGGCTGGTTGACGATATGGTGCCCCGGAGCATATTGCTGGAGACCGCCATCGCCCTGGCAAAACGGGGCAAGCCTGCCCGGCCCGGCACCAGGGATTTAAAATCCCTCATGCTGGAAGGCAACCCCCTGGGCCGTAAGGTGGTGTTCGACAAGGCCCTAAGCACCCTCAGGCGCAAAGCCCGGGGCAATTATCCGGCGCCGGAGCGACTGCTGGAAGTGGTGCGCACCGGTTATGAGCGGGGCATGGCCGAGGGGTTGAAAGCCGAAGCCGAAGCCTTTGGCTTTCTGGTGATGACGCCCGAGTCGGCCTCGCTGCGCCGACTGTTTTTTGCCACCACCGATATGAAAAAGGAGACCAGCTATCAGGGCGCCGAGCCTGGTCCGGTGGCGCGGGTGGGGGTGTTGGGCGGTGGCCTGATGGGCGGCGGCATCGCCTATGTGACCGCCACCCGGGCCGGCCTGCCGGTGCGCATCAAAGACATTGATGACAGAGGGATTAATCAGGCCATGGCCATGGCCCATCGCCTGCTCAATGACAAGGTAAAGAAAAAGCACCTGCGCCGTCCCGAGATGAACCGGCAGTTGGCTCGGCTGACCGGCACCCTGGACTACAGCGGCTTTAACCGGGCCGATGTGGTGGTGGAGGCGGTGTTTGAAGATTTAAAGATCAAACGTCGTATGGTGCGGGAAGTGCAAAAACACGGTCCCGCCCACGGGGTGTTTGCCAGCAATACCTCGTCATTGCCCATTCACCGCATTGCCGAAGGGGCTGAGCGGCCCGAACGGGTGGTGGGGCTGCATTATTTCAGCCCGGTAGACAAAATGCCCCTGGCCGAGATCATTCCCCATGCCGGCACCAGCGCAGGCACGGTGGCCACGGCGCTGAAGCTGGCCCGGGCTCAGGGCAAAACCCCCATAGTGGTAAAAGACAGCGCCGGTTTTTACGTGAATCGCATTCTGGCTCCCTATATCAACGAGGCGATTCGGCTGCTGCTGGAAGGCGAGCCCGTCGAGGCCATTGACCGGGCGCTGGTGGACTACGGCTTTCCGGTAGGGCCCCTGACCCTGCTTGATGAAGTGGGCATCGACGTGGCCGCCAACATTGCCCCCGTGCTGGAAGAGGAGCTGGGCAGCCGTTTCAGGGCGCCGGCCGCCTTTGGCAAACTGCTGGAAGACAAGCGTCTCGGCAAGAAAAACGGCCGGGGTTTCTACGCCTTTGACAAAAAAGGCAAACCGGCGGATCCCGGGCTCTATCACCTGCTGGAGCTGACGCCCCAGGCTCGGCTGCCGGCCCGGGACATGGCCGAACGCTGCGTATTGTTGATGCTGAATGAGGCGGCACTGGCCCTGAGCGAGGGCGTGGTGGCCTCGCCCCGGGATGGCGACATTGGCGCCGTGTTTGGCATTGGTTTTCCGCCCTTTACCGGTGGTCCCTTTCATTACCTGCACCAGCAGGGCATCGACACCATGGTCGCCAGAATGGAGGAATATGTGCGCAAATACGGCGAACGCTTTACCCCCTGCGCGCCGCTCAGGCAAATGGCCGAGCAAGGGGAGAGTTATTACTGA
- the htpG gene encoding molecular chaperone HtpG — MTEAVHTETHGFQTEVKQLLSLMAHSLYSNKEVFLRELVSNAADAADKLRFKALSDSDLFESDGNLRVRLVIDKDNKTLTISDNGIGMTRDEVIEHLGTIAKSGTKAFFSQLSGDQAKDSQLIGQFGVGFYSAFIVADKVTVLTRAAGEATDRGVRWESDGDGSFTVADIEKTGRGTDVILHLREEELEFLDDWRLRSIVGKYSDHISIAVEMWKDGDPEQTDEDGKVTAPATEGQWEQVNKATALWTRAKGEVSDEEYQEFYKHISHDWQDALAWSHNKVEGNQEYTSLLYVPAKAPFDLYNRDQSHGLKLYVQRVFIMDDAEQFMPTYLRFVKGVLDSNDLPLNVSREILQDNKVTAQLRKACTKRVLSMLEQMAKNDAEKYQGFWKEFGNVLKEGPAEDFANREQIAGLLRFASTHNDADAQTVSLEDYLERMKEGQDKIYYITADSYAAASHSPHLEIFRKKGIEVLLMWERVDEWLMNHLSEFKDKQFVSVTKGELDLGELDDEETKKAQEEAKEALKPLLERVKTALGDEVKEVRLTHRLTSTPSCVVAGEHDMSTQMIKLMRAAGQPVPEQKYILELNPEHSLVKKLESLGEGEQFNEWSQLLLEQAQLAEQGGLKDPAAFVARVNRLLLD, encoded by the coding sequence ATGACCGAAGCCGTGCATACCGAAACCCATGGTTTTCAAACCGAAGTCAAGCAGCTGCTGAGCCTGATGGCCCACAGCCTGTACTCCAACAAAGAAGTGTTTTTGCGTGAGCTGGTGTCCAACGCCGCCGATGCTGCCGACAAACTGCGCTTCAAGGCGCTGTCTGACAGCGACCTGTTCGAGAGCGACGGCAACCTGCGGGTGCGCCTGGTCATCGACAAGGACAACAAAACCCTGACCATTTCCGACAACGGCATTGGCATGACCCGCGACGAGGTGATCGAGCACCTGGGTACCATTGCCAAGTCGGGTACCAAGGCCTTCTTCAGCCAGCTGTCTGGCGATCAGGCCAAGGACTCTCAGCTGATCGGTCAGTTTGGTGTGGGCTTCTACTCCGCCTTTATCGTGGCCGACAAGGTCACCGTGCTGACCCGGGCCGCCGGCGAAGCCACTGATCGCGGCGTGCGCTGGGAATCCGACGGTGACGGCAGCTTCACCGTGGCCGACATCGAGAAAACCGGCCGCGGCACCGACGTTATTCTGCACCTGCGCGAAGAAGAGCTTGAGTTCCTCGACGACTGGCGCCTGCGCAGCATTGTGGGCAAGTATTCCGATCACATCAGCATTGCCGTGGAAATGTGGAAAGACGGCGATCCCGAGCAGACCGATGAAGACGGCAAGGTCACCGCGCCGGCCACCGAAGGTCAGTGGGAGCAGGTGAACAAGGCTACCGCCCTGTGGACCCGCGCCAAGGGTGAGGTGAGCGATGAGGAATACCAGGAGTTCTACAAGCACATCTCCCACGACTGGCAGGACGCCCTGGCCTGGAGCCACAACAAGGTGGAAGGCAACCAGGAGTACACCAGCCTGCTCTATGTGCCCGCCAAGGCGCCCTTTGATCTGTACAACCGCGATCAGAGCCACGGCCTCAAGCTGTATGTGCAGCGGGTGTTCATCATGGACGACGCCGAGCAGTTCATGCCCACCTACCTGCGCTTTGTGAAGGGCGTGCTCGACTCCAACGATCTGCCGCTGAACGTGTCTCGCGAAATTCTGCAGGACAACAAGGTAACCGCCCAGCTGCGCAAGGCCTGCACCAAGCGGGTGCTGTCCATGCTGGAGCAGATGGCCAAGAACGACGCCGAAAAATACCAGGGCTTCTGGAAAGAGTTCGGCAACGTGCTGAAAGAAGGCCCGGCGGAAGACTTCGCCAACCGTGAGCAGATTGCCGGCCTGTTGCGCTTTGCCAGCACCCATAACGACGCCGATGCCCAGACCGTGTCGCTGGAGGACTACCTCGAGCGCATGAAGGAAGGCCAGGACAAGATCTACTACATCACCGCCGACAGCTACGCCGCCGCCAGCCACAGCCCGCACCTGGAAATTTTCCGCAAGAAGGGCATTGAAGTGCTGCTGATGTGGGAGCGGGTGGACGAGTGGCTGATGAACCACCTGAGCGAGTTCAAGGACAAGCAGTTTGTGTCCGTGACCAAGGGTGAGCTGGATCTGGGTGAGCTGGACGACGAAGAAACCAAGAAGGCCCAGGAAGAAGCGAAGGAAGCCCTCAAGCCGCTGCTGGAGCGGGTGAAAACCGCCCTGGGTGACGAGGTGAAGGAAGTGCGCCTGACCCACCGCCTGACCAGCACCCCGTCTTGCGTGGTGGCCGGCGAGCACGACATGAGCACCCAGATGATCAAGCTGATGCGCGCCGCCGGCCAGCCGGTGCCCGAGCAGAAATACATTCTGGAGCTGAACCCCGAGCACAGCCTGGTGAAAAAACTGGAAAGCCTGGGCGAGGGTGAGCAGTTCAACGAATGGTCCCAGCTGCTGCTGGAGCAGGCCCAGCTTGCCGAGCAGGGCGGACTGAAAGACCCCGCCGCCTTTGTGGCCCGGGTAAACCGCCTGCTGCTCGACTGA